A window of Pectobacterium carotovorum genomic DNA:
AGCTGGCCGTCGTCGCATCGTCGTTCTGGTGACGAAAGAGGCCCACTGTTTGGGCGATCTGTTGATGAAAAGCGCCTACGGTGGTTTGGATGTCGAAATCTCTGCCGTCATCGGCAACCACGATACCTTGCAGACGCTGGTTGAGCGGTTTGATATTCCTTTCCATCTGGTCAGCCATGAAGGACTGACTCGCGAAGAGCACGATCAAAAAATGATCGCGCAGATCGACCAATACAAACCCGATTACGTCGTGCTGGCGAAATATATGCGAGTGCTGACACCGGCCTTTGTTCAGCACTACCCGAATCAGGTGATCAACATTCACCATTCGTTCTTACCCGCCTTTATCGGTGCTCGCCCGTACCATCAGGCTTACGAGCGCGGTGTAAAAATCATTGGCGCGACGGCACACTACGTCAACGATAATCTGGATGAAGGTCCGATCATCATGCAGGACGTTATTCATGTCGACCATACTTATTCGGGCGACGACATGATGCGTGCAGGCCGTGACGTTGAGAAAAATGTCCTGAGTCGTGCGCTGTACCGCGTGCTGGGACAGCGTGTTTTTGTCTACGGTAACCGCACCATTATTCTGTAATTGGTTGATCGGCTATCTTTTTGTATAAGGATGCGCCGAACGGAATAAAAAAACGGCAACCGCATTTATTTTTGATATATCCCGCTTTACAGGGGCGCGTCATTTGATATGATGCGCCCCGCTTGAAGCGAAAGCATCTTGCAGCAAGGCCAGTGGTGGGGTTCCCGAGCGGCCAAAGGGAGCAGACTGTAAATCTGCCGTCACAGACTTCGAAGGTTCGAATCCTTCCCCCACCACCATTTCAAAGCAACACTTCTGAATTAAATCCCAACGACAAAGTATCAGATTCCCATTAGGGGAAGGTGAGAACCTTCGACCAAGGTTCGACAAAACCGGCACGGTTTTGAGCAACGCGCCGCGTTGACCCGCAGGGCGAGGAGCGAAGCGACGAGTTATCCTTCCCCCACCACCATTTCAAAGTAACACTTCTGAATTAAATCCCAACGACAAAGTATCAGATTCCCATTAGGGGAAGGTGAGAACCTTCGACCAAGGTTCGACAAAACCGGCACGGTTTTGAGCAACGCGTAGTGTTATTTCCCCACCACCATTCGCACCAATAATCAGCGCAATAGTATGGAATGGGGAAAAGATAGCCTTACGCCTTCCCTTTCCAGCGTCCAGGAACATAAGAAAACACCGGGAGCTGCCACGACCAGCGAATGGCTGCCAGACGCACGGCCAAACCAATGCTGAATGACACCAGCAGATTAATATCGTGATTAACGTTAAGCGATTTTAACCCAAGATAGAGAAGTGCAACCAAAAGCGAGACGCTGGCGTACAGCTCTTTTTTCAGCACCATTGGCGTACGGTTACAGAAAATATCACGCAATATTCCACCGAAAATCCCGGTTACGATACCCGCCATAATCACCACCGTCGTTGAATAATTCAGTTGCAGTGCGACGTTGCAACCAATGACCGTAAAGGCAATCAGTCCCATCGCATCCAGCACCAGAAAGAGTCGGTGCAAATGGTGCATGAAGCGCGCAATGATAATCGTGAAAAGGCCCGCACCAATGGTGAGGTAGATATAGCCGGGATGCTGCGTCCAGCCGATGGGATAATTACCGAGGAGAATATCGCGAACGGTACCACCGCCAAGCGCGGTGATGAAGGCAATCATGCCTACGCCAAAAATATCCATATTACGACGTCCAGCGGCCAGCGCCCCGGACATCCCCTCTGCCGTAATCGCGATCAGATAGATGTAAGTCAGCACACAAGTTATCCTGTGAAATGTGCCACTCCCTCTGTCCGCTTTACCTGAGAGTTTACGCAGCAGTGCTGCTTGCCCCTTCGGTGGGTTGCATAGCAACCTCTCTCCAGTTGGCTTCAATGGAATTCGCAGTTAGGGTAGCCTGAGCGATTATGGGAGTTTGCGCCTTCGGCGGAGCGTCATTTTATACCCTAAATAATGACGGGTATGCGCCCTCTCTCCTGCGAGGTGCGGAGTATAACGGTCTACAAGCCTCATGTTCAACTGAATATAAGTGAATCTTATTTTTAACGATTCTCATCCGCGCCAACCGTCTCTGAAGCCACAGCAATAAGCCCAGTAACCCCATTCGAAAGCGTAGCCTCGCCGTGACGCCATGCCCCATTTTCTGCTACCATCTCGTCACATTTTTTAGCGAATGGCAGCGAACATGAAAGTTGTATCTTTTAATATCAATGGCCTGCGGGCGCGCCCTCATCAGTTGGCCGCCATTATCGAACAACACCAGCCGGATGTGATCGGGTTGCAGGAAACGAAAGTCCACGATGACATGTTTCCGTTAGAGGATGTCAGCCAGTACGGCTACCACGTTTATTACCACGGACAAAAAGGTCACTACGGCGTCGCACTGCTGTGTAAAGAGCAGCCCATTGCGGTTCGTCGCGGTTTCCCAACGGATGAAGACGATGCACAGCGCCGGATCATCATGGCAGATTTTGCCACCGAGCACGGCACACTCACCGTCGTTAACGGCTATTTTCCACAGGGAGAAAGCCGCGACCACCCGGTGAAATTCCCCGCCAAGACGCGCTTCTATCAGGATCTGCAAACCTATCTGGAACAACACCATAGCGCGACACAACCGCTGATTGTGATGGGTGATGTCAATATCAGCCCTACCGATCTGGATATCGGCATCGGCGAAGAAAACCGTAAGCGCTGGTTGCGTACTGGTAAATGTTCT
This region includes:
- the purU gene encoding formyltetrahydrofolate deformylase, whose translation is MQSQNIQRKVLRTICPDAKGLIAKITNICYKHELNIVQNNEFVDHRTGRFFMRTELEGIFNDTTLLADLDSALPEGSSRELTAAGRRRIVVLVTKEAHCLGDLLMKSAYGGLDVEISAVIGNHDTLQTLVERFDIPFHLVSHEGLTREEHDQKMIAQIDQYKPDYVVLAKYMRVLTPAFVQHYPNQVINIHHSFLPAFIGARPYHQAYERGVKIIGATAHYVNDNLDEGPIIMQDVIHVDHTYSGDDMMRAGRDVEKNVLSRALYRVLGQRVFVYGNRTIIL
- a CDS encoding trimeric intracellular cation channel family protein; protein product: MLTYIYLIAITAEGMSGALAAGRRNMDIFGVGMIAFITALGGGTVRDILLGNYPIGWTQHPGYIYLTIGAGLFTIIIARFMHHLHRLFLVLDAMGLIAFTVIGCNVALQLNYSTTVVIMAGIVTGIFGGILRDIFCNRTPMVLKKELYASVSLLVALLYLGLKSLNVNHDINLLVSFSIGLAVRLAAIRWSWQLPVFSYVPGRWKGKA
- the xthA gene encoding exodeoxyribonuclease III, with translation MKVVSFNINGLRARPHQLAAIIEQHQPDVIGLQETKVHDDMFPLEDVSQYGYHVYYHGQKGHYGVALLCKEQPIAVRRGFPTDEDDAQRRIIMADFATEHGTLTVVNGYFPQGESRDHPVKFPAKTRFYQDLQTYLEQHHSATQPLIVMGDVNISPTDLDIGIGEENRKRWLRTGKCSFLPEEREWMARLQGWGLIDTFRAANPDSNDRFSWFDYRSAGFDDNRGLRIDLILASTFLAERCVATGIDYDIRGMEKPSDHAPIWAQFSL